One part of the Flavobacterium johnsoniae UW101 genome encodes these proteins:
- a CDS encoding PAAR-like protein, whose amino-acid sequence MNSSIPYLVKKEDTLESIAKELGITDPYDLRHYHNMNAEINDGIGQEPVQGKTLLTPSPEKIKEINAKRAKLDEAEEAEIQKEEQVKEEQHKQQKEEKEQEEKQEKETVQNAHNDKYFVVHGSLCSCDKAENPKQTAKLLVTSHNKVILNAEAGKFFATEIDKTFDPAAATFGKCTLKPSSGGNQPCALAPAPKWTKVYDKTSIFGNKVLTEISTLQCTVGGKIEVAKHGQTNTVMKEHAEKTNPAALALINPAVKMPNLKTAYPSVSSIALKSLKNDPDFKAVSSTQTKNVEKIVIRPNQECTFEAKVSKGNVDFVSWVIYEGFDGDKDKRLYTEEQIGTRFTYTFLTVGKYRIEGYGKPKQDDPEAETAYKSYPDCCLDIEVILNKLQGTELLPIDGGNFTKMIGGKMRLRQNFPASFKANFLMPPTDEELENLKIYVTDASGSVLKSTRIENTISFTPVNTKAKYTITAQYKLSAEEVQKQSFSAETITNSVSQITHNAEVIRPGTPMNFAVKESTFSLYIPDEQEAVAKEVQAVKWNLNGRLIGNGKSITIPGHELMNFGKYVVEAYVTLANAYGQNAKHEEDDWHFEVKENDVISFSYTGVPKVGKTTFLEADHLVFPDLTANETVIWDTAIPHKTTDKKTISIKPLKAGKEIVKCRINRQQGKTLSIDVKQAKVLGMMFTDSNGIEIEKSGWHQTVNIWVQQEHLIGEDLTIEIWDNDAFKDDYCKAITVKSYDGNLIPFTLDSYVKNKAGDWAMLYVKISAPKLKLANTEGVFKSKNRLDVQDKREIYSAQIGSQDAKQRHYHVDYNQVSYFYGKSRGIKAGEKLKITIYEKGNKLFEVTDVAVDTSGAVKAKLQWDRISEKLPSRAVYAVVQDGEDKILYNGNKTANGGVAITKKSALLGLAEYKSAVLVKKSESNANNKTGTCVCKDYDLAWGNKFTCEERKKVVQICSNLWGEENKKQMANHLMNCIALETADSFKPYEGYSSGGATGLVQWTSDAINGMNKDNKYNKGTKLTKERLSKMTVLEQLEYVELYFKMWIDSKKVIRNALDMYMCIWCPAAVGKEDSFICYSEEKDKKRRELDPKATQPYDANKSIDGEYYNEKGNNVLSGKKNKEISRGELYPRLKVKEVLGFKNKTKLFDCRNIGGKDKDNLYGEGVLAKMKRIADEHHEYAQETNNLRTDNTVEGLEKMDCSEFVSRYLFELGITTKPIYMTTANMVSESSFRKIIGNNNIDLVKGSKEESFKPQRGDIFAWGYAKNGSWQGHTGIVYEYDETKDTVTILESIGSSGSRDDSFNNANGGWQKTGCTRTAVYQRKGKALVNHSNWFGYYRPTNYSKEL is encoded by the coding sequence ATGAATAGTTCAATACCTTATTTAGTAAAAAAAGAAGATACACTTGAAAGTATTGCTAAAGAACTTGGAATAACAGATCCTTATGATTTGCGTCATTACCATAATATGAACGCAGAAATAAATGATGGAATTGGTCAGGAACCAGTTCAGGGGAAAACACTGCTGACTCCTTCTCCAGAAAAAATAAAGGAAATAAATGCCAAAAGAGCTAAACTTGATGAAGCCGAAGAAGCAGAAATACAAAAGGAAGAACAAGTAAAAGAAGAACAACATAAACAACAGAAAGAAGAAAAAGAACAGGAAGAAAAACAAGAAAAAGAAACTGTCCAAAATGCACACAACGATAAATATTTTGTGGTGCATGGAAGTTTGTGCTCTTGTGATAAGGCAGAAAATCCAAAACAGACAGCCAAATTATTAGTTACTTCTCACAATAAAGTAATTCTAAATGCCGAGGCAGGAAAATTTTTTGCTACCGAGATTGATAAAACTTTCGATCCGGCCGCCGCGACTTTTGGTAAATGCACCCTAAAACCATCTTCAGGTGGTAATCAGCCTTGTGCGCTGGCGCCCGCACCAAAATGGACAAAGGTCTACGATAAAACAAGTATTTTTGGCAACAAAGTACTTACAGAGATTTCAACACTGCAATGCACTGTTGGAGGAAAAATAGAAGTTGCCAAACACGGACAAACCAATACCGTTATGAAAGAGCATGCCGAGAAAACAAATCCGGCGGCGCTTGCATTAATTAACCCGGCAGTAAAAATGCCCAATTTAAAAACAGCATATCCAAGTGTTTCAAGCATTGCTTTAAAAAGCTTAAAAAATGATCCTGATTTCAAAGCAGTATCATCAACACAAACAAAGAATGTTGAGAAAATAGTTATACGCCCTAATCAGGAATGTACGTTTGAAGCAAAAGTAAGCAAAGGCAATGTCGATTTTGTTTCATGGGTAATTTATGAGGGGTTTGACGGAGATAAAGACAAGAGATTATACACAGAAGAACAAATAGGAACACGTTTTACGTACACATTTTTAACAGTTGGGAAGTACCGAATTGAAGGCTACGGAAAACCTAAACAAGACGATCCCGAAGCCGAAACAGCATATAAAAGTTATCCGGACTGCTGTCTGGACATCGAAGTGATTTTAAACAAACTGCAAGGAACTGAACTCCTGCCAATTGACGGTGGTAATTTTACCAAAATGATTGGAGGAAAAATGAGATTAAGACAAAACTTTCCTGCTAGTTTTAAAGCCAATTTTTTAATGCCTCCTACAGATGAGGAGCTTGAAAATTTGAAAATATATGTTACAGATGCTTCAGGAAGCGTTTTAAAATCGACTAGAATTGAAAATACCATATCGTTTACTCCTGTAAATACAAAAGCAAAGTATACAATTACTGCTCAATATAAATTATCTGCCGAGGAAGTACAGAAACAAAGTTTTTCAGCAGAAACAATTACCAATTCTGTTTCTCAGATAACGCATAATGCCGAAGTAATAAGACCAGGAACCCCTATGAATTTTGCTGTGAAAGAAAGCACATTTAGTCTTTATATCCCCGATGAGCAGGAAGCTGTAGCTAAAGAAGTGCAAGCTGTAAAATGGAATCTAAACGGACGCCTGATTGGCAACGGAAAAAGTATAACCATACCAGGGCATGAATTAATGAATTTTGGTAAATATGTTGTAGAAGCTTATGTTACACTAGCAAATGCTTATGGGCAGAATGCCAAACATGAAGAAGACGACTGGCATTTTGAAGTAAAAGAAAATGATGTTATTTCTTTTAGTTATACAGGAGTTCCCAAAGTAGGTAAAACCACTTTTTTAGAAGCGGATCATTTAGTGTTTCCAGATTTGACTGCAAACGAAACAGTAATTTGGGATACCGCAATACCACATAAAACGACAGATAAAAAAACAATATCCATAAAGCCTCTTAAAGCTGGAAAAGAAATAGTAAAATGCCGTATAAACAGGCAGCAGGGCAAAACATTAAGTATAGATGTAAAACAGGCAAAAGTACTGGGAATGATGTTTACCGACAGCAATGGCATAGAGATCGAAAAGTCGGGCTGGCACCAAACCGTAAATATTTGGGTACAGCAGGAACATCTTATAGGAGAAGACCTCACGATTGAAATTTGGGATAATGATGCTTTTAAAGATGATTACTGCAAAGCAATTACTGTAAAAAGTTACGACGGAAATCTTATCCCGTTTACATTAGACAGCTACGTAAAAAATAAAGCAGGAGATTGGGCTATGCTGTATGTAAAAATTAGTGCACCAAAATTGAAACTTGCCAATACCGAAGGTGTTTTTAAATCTAAAAATCGTCTGGATGTTCAGGATAAACGAGAAATTTATTCTGCTCAAATTGGATCACAAGATGCCAAACAAAGACATTATCATGTCGATTACAACCAAGTAAGTTATTTCTATGGAAAGTCTCGTGGTATAAAAGCCGGAGAAAAACTAAAAATCACAATTTACGAAAAAGGCAATAAGTTATTTGAAGTAACTGATGTTGCAGTCGATACAAGCGGTGCTGTAAAAGCAAAGTTACAATGGGATAGAATTAGCGAAAAATTGCCATCGCGCGCAGTATATGCAGTGGTACAAGATGGTGAAGATAAGATTTTATATAATGGCAATAAAACAGCTAATGGCGGGGTTGCGATTACTAAAAAAAGCGCTTTGCTTGGTTTGGCGGAATATAAAAGTGCTGTTTTGGTTAAGAAGTCTGAGAGTAATGCCAATAATAAAACAGGAACTTGTGTTTGTAAAGATTATGATTTAGCATGGGGAAATAAATTTACATGTGAAGAAAGAAAAAAAGTAGTACAAATATGTTCAAATTTATGGGGAGAAGAAAATAAGAAACAAATGGCAAATCATTTAATGAATTGTATTGCATTGGAAACAGCAGACTCATTTAAGCCTTATGAAGGATATAGTTCTGGCGGAGCTACGGGATTAGTGCAGTGGACAAGCGATGCAATTAATGGAATGAATAAGGATAACAAGTACAATAAAGGGACTAAATTAACAAAAGAAAGATTGTCAAAAATGACTGTTTTGGAACAATTAGAATATGTTGAGTTATATTTTAAAATGTGGATTGATTCTAAAAAGGTTATTAGAAATGCCCTTGATATGTATATGTGTATTTGGTGTCCAGCTGCCGTTGGAAAAGAAGATTCATTTATTTGTTATAGTGAAGAAAAAGATAAAAAAAGAAGAGAATTAGATCCTAAAGCAACACAACCTTATGATGCAAATAAAAGTATTGATGGAGAGTATTATAATGAAAAGGGAAACAATGTTTTAAGTGGTAAAAAAAATAAGGAAATTAGTAGAGGAGAATTGTATCCTAGATTAAAAGTTAAAGAGGTTTTAGGTTTTAAAAATAAAACTAAACTTTTTGATTGCAGAAATATTGGAGGAAAAGATAAAGATAATTTATATGGTGAAGGCGTTTTGGCAAAAATGAAGAGAATCGCTGATGAACATCATGAATATGCTCAAGAAACTAATAATTTACGAACTGATAATACTGTTGAAGGTCTGGAAAAAATGGATTGCTCAGAATTCGTGAGTCGTTATCTATTTGAATTAGGTATAACGACAAAACCAATTTATATGACAACTGCTAATATGGTCAGTGAAAGTTCCTTTAGGAAAATTATAGGAAATAATAATATTGATTTAGTTAAAGGAAGTAAAGAAGAAAGTTTTAAACCACAAAGAGGAGATATTTTCGCTTGGGGTTATGCTAAAAATGGAAGTTGGCAAGGACATACTGGTATCGTTTATGAATATGATGAAACAAAAGATACAGTAACAATACTTGAATCAATTGGAAGTAGTGGAAGTAGAGATGATAGCTTTAATAATGCAAATGGAGGATGGCAAAAAACAGGTTGTACAAGGACAGCTGTATATCAAAGAAAAGGAAAAGCATTAGTAAATCATTCAAATTGGTTTGGATATTACAGACCTACTAATTATTCAAAAGAATTATAA
- a CDS encoding DUF418 domain-containing protein, producing MTNSYHPVEQSKRTVIVDILRGWAILGVAIGNYLDFLYIGIEKDIKYDTFSEVLQTINRYFFAAKSWTLLTLLFGYGFAILINNVASKGKNPVAFFTWRMALLFILAFINSSFWLGDILKDYAFLGLVLLLFYRCSAKTLAVISTVIVLTVPFLMAYINGLKIEHTAISSNPEYLKLYHSGNWIDFFRFNLLASLYEQIIVPGYAITAHYVMLGCMLFGFMLQKLNFFNRLIELKKLLQYVCIISFLCAVVIGIGFNIAIIYKAGFLKFFHPLYWLVLSTMIFISTGICLLYINGKLKTIFSYFSAGGKMTLTNYISQNILAALIFSGIGLGIADTMPYWFYFSVAVFIFVVQLFISKWWLSKYNYGPIEWLWRSASYREWFPLRKIQPEVTPADIKTI from the coding sequence ATGACAAATTCTTATCATCCTGTCGAGCAGAGTAAAAGAACTGTAATTGTCGACATCCTTCGAGGCTGGGCTATACTGGGCGTAGCCATTGGCAATTATTTAGATTTTTTATACATCGGTATAGAAAAAGATATTAAGTACGATACTTTTTCGGAAGTACTTCAAACTATTAACCGCTATTTTTTTGCGGCAAAATCCTGGACATTACTGACTCTTTTATTTGGCTACGGATTTGCGATTTTAATTAATAATGTCGCTTCCAAAGGAAAAAATCCCGTTGCATTTTTTACCTGGCGAATGGCTTTACTATTTATTTTAGCCTTTATTAATTCTTCTTTCTGGTTAGGTGACATCTTAAAAGATTATGCCTTTCTAGGACTTGTATTATTGCTTTTTTACAGATGTTCTGCCAAAACTTTAGCCGTTATTTCTACTGTGATTGTACTTACAGTTCCTTTCTTAATGGCTTATATAAACGGATTGAAAATAGAACATACTGCAATTTCTTCAAATCCTGAATACTTAAAACTATATCATTCTGGAAACTGGATTGATTTTTTCAGATTTAATCTGCTGGCTTCATTGTATGAGCAGATTATCGTTCCGGGCTATGCGATTACGGCTCATTATGTAATGCTGGGATGTATGCTTTTTGGTTTTATGCTGCAAAAACTAAACTTTTTCAACCGCTTAATAGAATTGAAAAAACTGCTGCAATATGTTTGTATCATTAGTTTTCTGTGTGCTGTTGTTATTGGAATAGGATTTAATATTGCTATAATCTACAAAGCAGGATTTTTAAAATTTTTCCATCCGCTTTACTGGCTGGTTTTAAGCACGATGATTTTTATATCAACAGGAATCTGCCTCTTATATATTAATGGAAAATTAAAAACGATTTTTAGTTATTTTAGTGCAGGCGGAAAAATGACGCTGACCAATTATATAAGTCAAAATATATTGGCTGCCTTGATTTTCTCAGGAATTGGTTTGGGTATTGCTGATACAATGCCGTATTGGTTTTACTTTTCGGTGGCGGTTTTTATTTTTGTTGTCCAGTTATTTATCAGCAAATGGTGGCTTTCAAAATACAACTACGGCCCAATTGAATGGTTATGGAGATCTGCCAGTTACAGAGAATGGTTTCCTCTAAGAAAAATACAGCCGGAGGTTACTCCTGCTGATATAAAAACAATATAA
- a CDS encoding DUF418 domain-containing protein — MTNSYYPVEQSKRTAIVDILRGWALLGVVIGNYSGFLLIGVPHETKDSILSEILSYFDQYFLAGKSWTLLTVLFGYGFAILINNVAAKGKNPVIFFSWRMILLFGLAFIDSCFWFGDILKDYAFLGLILLFFYKSSAKTLACICTVIILAIPFIMSYIKGLNIERTAITTSPEYLKLYYSGNWLDFFRFNLLASFYQQVIVPGYAITSHLVMLACMLFGVWLQKIDFFDRLNEMKKRLLYVLVISLVIAVIMGIIFYSAIERKAGFLQFFHPYFWFILSTMIFIASGLSLLYSHKKLKTVFNYFRAGGKMTLTNYIAQNILGAFIFSGIGLGIADTMPYWFYFSLAVVIFVLQLFISKWWLSKYNYGPIEWLWRSASYRRLFPFKKTEIHVVTEIKAI; from the coding sequence ATGACAAATTCTTATTATCCTGTCGAGCAGAGCAAAAGAACTGCAATTGTTGACATACTTCGAGGCTGGGCTTTATTGGGTGTTGTTATTGGTAATTATTCTGGTTTTCTGCTCATTGGTGTACCGCACGAAACTAAGGATAGTATTTTGTCTGAGATATTATCTTACTTTGATCAGTATTTTTTAGCTGGAAAATCCTGGACTTTATTAACAGTGTTGTTTGGATATGGTTTTGCGATTTTAATTAATAATGTTGCGGCAAAGGGCAAAAATCCGGTTATCTTTTTTAGCTGGCGAATGATACTGCTTTTTGGTCTGGCTTTTATAGATTCTTGTTTTTGGTTTGGCGACATCTTAAAAGATTATGCTTTTTTAGGACTCATACTGCTGTTTTTTTACAAATCCTCAGCAAAAACATTAGCCTGTATTTGTACAGTAATTATCCTTGCCATTCCTTTTATAATGTCTTACATTAAAGGTCTTAATATAGAAAGAACAGCAATTACTACAAGTCCAGAATATTTAAAGTTATATTATTCAGGAAATTGGCTGGACTTTTTTAGGTTTAATTTATTGGCTTCTTTTTATCAGCAGGTTATTGTTCCCGGCTATGCGATTACGTCGCATCTTGTTATGCTGGCTTGTATGCTTTTTGGGGTTTGGCTGCAAAAAATAGATTTTTTCGACCGCTTAAACGAAATGAAAAAACGATTATTATATGTACTTGTAATCAGCTTAGTTATTGCTGTTATAATGGGTATTATTTTTTATTCTGCAATTGAAAGGAAAGCCGGGTTTCTTCAATTCTTCCATCCTTATTTCTGGTTCATTTTGAGTACAATGATTTTTATCGCATCTGGACTTAGTTTATTGTACAGTCATAAAAAACTAAAAACAGTATTCAACTATTTTAGAGCAGGCGGAAAAATGACATTAACCAATTACATCGCCCAAAATATTTTAGGTGCATTTATTTTCTCCGGAATTGGTTTGGGTATTGCTGATACAATGCCATATTGGTTTTACTTTTCGCTGGCGGTTGTCATTTTTGTTCTCCAGTTATTTATAAGCAAATGGTGGCTTTCAAAATACAATTACGGCCCCATTGAATGGTTATGGAGATCAGCTAGTTATCGAAGATTATTTCCTTTTAAGAAAACTGAAATCCATGTAGTTACAGAGATAAAAGCAATTTAA